A section of the Girardinichthys multiradiatus isolate DD_20200921_A chromosome 5, DD_fGirMul_XY1, whole genome shotgun sequence genome encodes:
- the LOC124868514 gene encoding aspartate aminotransferase, cytoplasmic-like, which yields MSLFRDVPQAPPVAVFKLTADFREDSHPQKVNLGVGAYRTDDCQPWVLPVVKKVERLLVEDDSLNHEYLPILGLPEFRSAGSKVALGDDNPAINENRVGGVQALGGTGALRIGADFLRRWYNGVNNTATPVYVSAPTWENHNGVFTDAGFKDIRPYHYWDAAKRGLDLTGLLDDLEKAPEHSIFILHACAHNPTGTDPTQEEWKTISEIMKRRKLFPFFDSAYQGFASGNLEKDAWAIRFFVSEGFELFVAQSFSKNFGLYNERVGNLTVVSKDTENLTRVLSQMEKIVRTTWSNPPSQGARIVSKTLNTPELFAEWKDNVKTMADRVLLMRDQLKNKLLALGTPGTWDHITQQIGMFSFTGLNPKQVEYLIKEKHVYLMASGRINMCGLTSKNIDYVSQSIHEAVTKVQ from the exons ATGTCCCTGTTCCGTGATGTCCCCCAGGCTCCGCCTGTAGCTGTCTTTAAACTAACTGCTGACTTTAGAGAGGACAGCCACCCACAGAAGGTGAATCTGGGAGTTGGAG CTTACCGTACCGATGACTGCCAGCCCTGGGTGTTGCCTGTGGTGAAGAAGGTGGAGCGACTGCTTGTGGAGGATGACAGCCTGAACCATGAGTACCTGCCCATCCTTGGCCTCCCCGAGTTCCGCTCTGCTGGCTCCAAGGTTGCCCTGGGAGATGACAACCCTGCCATCAATGAGAACAGG GTTGGAGGAGTCCAGGCTCTGGGTGGGACAGGAGCGTTGAGGATCGGGGCAGATTTCTTGCGGCGGTGGTACAACGGCGTCAACAACACAGCAACACCTGTTTATGTGTCAGCACCCACCTGGG AGAACCACAATGGAGTGTTCACTGATGCTGGTTTCAAAGACATCCGCCCATACCACTATTGGGATGCTGCTAAAAGGGGCCTGGATTTGACTGGACTACTGGATGACTTGGAG AAAGCTCCAGAACACTCCATCTTCATCCTTCACGCCTGTGCACACAACCCTACTGGCACTGACCCCACCCAGGAGGAGTGGAAGACCATTTCAGAGATCATGAAG AGGAGGAAGTTGTTTCCATTCTTTGATTCAGCTTACCAGGGATTTGCATCTGGCAACCTGGAAAAGGATGCCTGGGCAATCCGTTTCTTTGTTTCGGAGGGCTTTGAGCTCTTTGTTGCTCAATCCTTCTCCAAAAACTTTGGCCTGTACA ATGAGAGGGTTGGGAACCTAACGGTGGTTTCCAAGGACACCGAGAACCTGACCCGTGTTCTGTCCCAGATGGAGAAGATTGTGAGGACAACCTGGTCCAACCCGCCATCTCAGGGAGCACGAATCGTCAGCAAGACTCTCAACACTCCTGAGCTGTTTGCAGAATG GAAGGATAATGTGAAGACCATGGCAGACCGGGTCCTGCTGATGAGGGATCAACTGAAGAACAAGCTGCTAGCTCTGGGCACTCCAGGAACGTGGGACCACATCACTCAGCAGATTGGGATGTTCAGCTTCACTGGCCTGAACC CCAAACAGGTGGAGTACTTGATCAAAGAGAAGCATGTGTACCTGATGGCCAGCGGTCGCATCAATATGTGCGGTCTCACGTCCAAGAACATCGACTACGTCTCTCAGTCCATCCACGAGGCTGTCACCAAAGTCCAGTAA